Proteins encoded in a region of the Neodiprion lecontei isolate iyNeoLeco1 chromosome 5, iyNeoLeco1.1, whole genome shotgun sequence genome:
- the LOC107226844 gene encoding adenosylhomocysteinase-like 1 isoform X5, with protein sequence MADSGDGPDSTTSGKDARNRVSDCPVTDPGTVTKETKSGALKKSNRYRSRSLSASSTDSYSSGSSSDEDDVSPREKIQKTEKGFSDFCVRNINQYAFGRREIEIAEQEMPGIMALRKRAAEDKPLKNAKIVGCTHINAQTAVLIETLAQLGAQVRWAACNIYSTQNEVAAALAHANYSIFAWRGETEEDFWWCIDKCVAAENWQPNMILDDGGDATHLMLKKYPAMFKMIQGIVEESVTGVHRLYQLSKAGKLSVPAMNVNDSVTKTKFDNLYSCRESIIDSLKRSTDVMFGGKQVVICGYGEVGKGCCQALKGLGCIVYITEIDPICALQASMDGFRVVKLNEIIRNVDIVITATGNKNVVTREHMDKMKNGSVVCNMGHSNTEIDINSLRTPDLTWEKVRSQVDHVIWPDGKRIVLLAEGRLVNLSCSSIPSFVVSITAATQALALIELFNAPPGRYKSDVYLLPKKMDEYVASLHLPTFDAHLTELSDEQAKYMGLNKAGPFKPNYYRY encoded by the exons atggcggacagCGGTGACGGTCCCGACAGTACTACCTCTGGAAAAGATGCTAGAAATCGGGTTTCCGATTGTCCAGTTACGGATCCGGGCACCGTAACGAAG gaaaCAAAGTCTGGTGCCTTGAAGAAATCCAACCGATACAGAAGCCGATCTCTCTCAGCCAGCAGCACAGATAGCTACAGCTCCG GAAGTTCATCGGACGAGGATGACGTATCGCCGCGTGAAAAAATCCAGAAGACAGAAAAAGGATTCTCAGATTTCTGTGTACGTAATATCAATCAGTACGCGTTTGGTCGAAGAGAAATTGAAATCGCCGAACAAGAAATGCCGGGAATCATGGCACTGCGAAAACGCGCCGCGGAGGACAAA cCACTCAAGAACGCCAAGATAGTTGGTTGCACCCATATCAACGCCCAGACCGCGGTCCTCATTGAAACGCTCGCGCAGCTGGGTGCTCAAGTGCGATGGGCGGCGTGTAACATATATTCAACGCAAAACGAAGTTGCCGCAGCTCTGGCTCATGCCAACTACTCTATATTTGCATGGCGAGGAGAAACGGAGGAGGATTTCTGGTGGTGCATCGACAAATGCGTTGCGGCTGAAAACTGGCAGCCTAACATGATACTGGACGACGGTGGAGACGCGACGCATTtaatgctgaaaaaatatcCCGCCATGTTTAAAATGATTCAAG GAATTGTGGAAGAAAGCGTCACCGGTGTACACAGGCTTTATCAGCTTTCCAAAGCCGGTAAACTATCGGTGCCAGCAATGAATGTCAACGACAGTGTTACTAAAACAAAATTCGACAATCTTTACAGCTGTCGCGAGAGCATTATTGACAG CTTGAAGAGATCCACCGACGTTATGTTTGGTGGAAAACAAGTCGTGATCTGCGGATATGGCGAAGTTGGAAAGGGATGCTGTCAGGCGCTCAAAGGATTGGGTTGTATTGTGTACATCACAGAGATAGACCCGATTTGCGCTCTTCAAGCAAG CATGGACGGATTCAGAGTGGTGAAACTTAACGAAATTATCAGAAACGTTGATATCGTTATAACTGCAACCGGTAACAAAAACGTTGTCACCCGAGAACATATGGACAAAATGAAGAACGGATCGGTTGTCTGTAACATGGGTCACAGTAACACGGAAATAGATATc AATAGCTTGCGAACACCTGACTTGACATGGGAAAAAGTCAGATCTCAAGTTGACCACGTGATTTGGCCCGACGGCAAACGTATCGTCCTCTTAGCCGAAGGAAGATTAGTCAATTTATCGTGCTCCAGCATCCCGTCCTTTGTCGTATCCATAACAGCGGCTACTCAAGCGCTTGCTTTAATCGAACTCTTCAATGCCCCACCAGGACGATACAAGAGTGACGTTTATCTGTTGCCGAAAAAGATGG aCGAATACGTAGCATCTTTGCATCTGCCAACGTTCGATGCTCACTTAACCGAGCTTTCAGACGAACAAGCGAAATACATGGGCCTTAATAAAGCTGGTCCTTTCAAACCCAACTATTATCG CTATTAA
- the LOC107226844 gene encoding adenosylhomocysteinase-like 1 isoform X3, translating into MADSGDGPDSTTSGKDARNRVSDCPVTDPGTVTKSLEASNNAFHGPRAKLETKSGALKKSNRYRSRSLSASSTDSYSSGSSSDEDDVSPREKIQKTEKGFSDFCVRNINQYAFGRREIEIAEQEMPGIMALRKRAAEDKPLKNAKIVGCTHINAQTAVLIETLAQLGAQVRWAACNIYSTQNEVAAALAHANYSIFAWRGETEEDFWWCIDKCVAAENWQPNMILDDGGDATHLMLKKYPAMFKMIQGIVEESVTGVHRLYQLSKAGKLSVPAMNVNDSVTKTKFDNLYSCRESIIDSLKRSTDVMFGGKQVVICGYGEVGKGCCQALKGLGCIVYITEIDPICALQASMDGFRVVKLNEIIRNVDIVITATGNKNVVTREHMDKMKNGSVVCNMGHSNTEIDINSLRTPDLTWEKVRSQVDHVIWPDGKRIVLLAEGRLVNLSCSSIPSFVVSITAATQALALIELFNAPPGRYKSDVYLLPKKMDEYVASLHLPTFDAHLTELSDEQAKYMGLNKAGPFKPNYYRY; encoded by the exons atggcggacagCGGTGACGGTCCCGACAGTACTACCTCTGGAAAAGATGCTAGAAATCGGGTTTCCGATTGTCCAGTTACGGATCCGGGCACCGTAACGAAG AGCCTAGAGGCTTCAAATAATGCCTTTCACGGCCCGAGAGCAAAATTA gaaaCAAAGTCTGGTGCCTTGAAGAAATCCAACCGATACAGAAGCCGATCTCTCTCAGCCAGCAGCACAGATAGCTACAGCTCCG GAAGTTCATCGGACGAGGATGACGTATCGCCGCGTGAAAAAATCCAGAAGACAGAAAAAGGATTCTCAGATTTCTGTGTACGTAATATCAATCAGTACGCGTTTGGTCGAAGAGAAATTGAAATCGCCGAACAAGAAATGCCGGGAATCATGGCACTGCGAAAACGCGCCGCGGAGGACAAA cCACTCAAGAACGCCAAGATAGTTGGTTGCACCCATATCAACGCCCAGACCGCGGTCCTCATTGAAACGCTCGCGCAGCTGGGTGCTCAAGTGCGATGGGCGGCGTGTAACATATATTCAACGCAAAACGAAGTTGCCGCAGCTCTGGCTCATGCCAACTACTCTATATTTGCATGGCGAGGAGAAACGGAGGAGGATTTCTGGTGGTGCATCGACAAATGCGTTGCGGCTGAAAACTGGCAGCCTAACATGATACTGGACGACGGTGGAGACGCGACGCATTtaatgctgaaaaaatatcCCGCCATGTTTAAAATGATTCAAG GAATTGTGGAAGAAAGCGTCACCGGTGTACACAGGCTTTATCAGCTTTCCAAAGCCGGTAAACTATCGGTGCCAGCAATGAATGTCAACGACAGTGTTACTAAAACAAAATTCGACAATCTTTACAGCTGTCGCGAGAGCATTATTGACAG CTTGAAGAGATCCACCGACGTTATGTTTGGTGGAAAACAAGTCGTGATCTGCGGATATGGCGAAGTTGGAAAGGGATGCTGTCAGGCGCTCAAAGGATTGGGTTGTATTGTGTACATCACAGAGATAGACCCGATTTGCGCTCTTCAAGCAAG CATGGACGGATTCAGAGTGGTGAAACTTAACGAAATTATCAGAAACGTTGATATCGTTATAACTGCAACCGGTAACAAAAACGTTGTCACCCGAGAACATATGGACAAAATGAAGAACGGATCGGTTGTCTGTAACATGGGTCACAGTAACACGGAAATAGATATc AATAGCTTGCGAACACCTGACTTGACATGGGAAAAAGTCAGATCTCAAGTTGACCACGTGATTTGGCCCGACGGCAAACGTATCGTCCTCTTAGCCGAAGGAAGATTAGTCAATTTATCGTGCTCCAGCATCCCGTCCTTTGTCGTATCCATAACAGCGGCTACTCAAGCGCTTGCTTTAATCGAACTCTTCAATGCCCCACCAGGACGATACAAGAGTGACGTTTATCTGTTGCCGAAAAAGATGG aCGAATACGTAGCATCTTTGCATCTGCCAACGTTCGATGCTCACTTAACCGAGCTTTCAGACGAACAAGCGAAATACATGGGCCTTAATAAAGCTGGTCCTTTCAAACCCAACTATTATCG CTATTAA
- the LOC107226844 gene encoding adenosylhomocysteinase-like 1 isoform X4, which yields MADSGDGPDSTTSGKDARNRVSDCPVTDPGTVTKETKSGALKKSNRYRSRSLSASSTDSYSSGMRSSSDEDDVSPREKIQKTEKGFSDFCVRNINQYAFGRREIEIAEQEMPGIMALRKRAAEDKPLKNAKIVGCTHINAQTAVLIETLAQLGAQVRWAACNIYSTQNEVAAALAHANYSIFAWRGETEEDFWWCIDKCVAAENWQPNMILDDGGDATHLMLKKYPAMFKMIQGIVEESVTGVHRLYQLSKAGKLSVPAMNVNDSVTKTKFDNLYSCRESIIDSLKRSTDVMFGGKQVVICGYGEVGKGCCQALKGLGCIVYITEIDPICALQASMDGFRVVKLNEIIRNVDIVITATGNKNVVTREHMDKMKNGSVVCNMGHSNTEIDINSLRTPDLTWEKVRSQVDHVIWPDGKRIVLLAEGRLVNLSCSSIPSFVVSITAATQALALIELFNAPPGRYKSDVYLLPKKMDEYVASLHLPTFDAHLTELSDEQAKYMGLNKAGPFKPNYYRY from the exons atggcggacagCGGTGACGGTCCCGACAGTACTACCTCTGGAAAAGATGCTAGAAATCGGGTTTCCGATTGTCCAGTTACGGATCCGGGCACCGTAACGAAG gaaaCAAAGTCTGGTGCCTTGAAGAAATCCAACCGATACAGAAGCCGATCTCTCTCAGCCAGCAGCACAGATAGCTACAGCTCCGGTATGA GAAGTTCATCGGACGAGGATGACGTATCGCCGCGTGAAAAAATCCAGAAGACAGAAAAAGGATTCTCAGATTTCTGTGTACGTAATATCAATCAGTACGCGTTTGGTCGAAGAGAAATTGAAATCGCCGAACAAGAAATGCCGGGAATCATGGCACTGCGAAAACGCGCCGCGGAGGACAAA cCACTCAAGAACGCCAAGATAGTTGGTTGCACCCATATCAACGCCCAGACCGCGGTCCTCATTGAAACGCTCGCGCAGCTGGGTGCTCAAGTGCGATGGGCGGCGTGTAACATATATTCAACGCAAAACGAAGTTGCCGCAGCTCTGGCTCATGCCAACTACTCTATATTTGCATGGCGAGGAGAAACGGAGGAGGATTTCTGGTGGTGCATCGACAAATGCGTTGCGGCTGAAAACTGGCAGCCTAACATGATACTGGACGACGGTGGAGACGCGACGCATTtaatgctgaaaaaatatcCCGCCATGTTTAAAATGATTCAAG GAATTGTGGAAGAAAGCGTCACCGGTGTACACAGGCTTTATCAGCTTTCCAAAGCCGGTAAACTATCGGTGCCAGCAATGAATGTCAACGACAGTGTTACTAAAACAAAATTCGACAATCTTTACAGCTGTCGCGAGAGCATTATTGACAG CTTGAAGAGATCCACCGACGTTATGTTTGGTGGAAAACAAGTCGTGATCTGCGGATATGGCGAAGTTGGAAAGGGATGCTGTCAGGCGCTCAAAGGATTGGGTTGTATTGTGTACATCACAGAGATAGACCCGATTTGCGCTCTTCAAGCAAG CATGGACGGATTCAGAGTGGTGAAACTTAACGAAATTATCAGAAACGTTGATATCGTTATAACTGCAACCGGTAACAAAAACGTTGTCACCCGAGAACATATGGACAAAATGAAGAACGGATCGGTTGTCTGTAACATGGGTCACAGTAACACGGAAATAGATATc AATAGCTTGCGAACACCTGACTTGACATGGGAAAAAGTCAGATCTCAAGTTGACCACGTGATTTGGCCCGACGGCAAACGTATCGTCCTCTTAGCCGAAGGAAGATTAGTCAATTTATCGTGCTCCAGCATCCCGTCCTTTGTCGTATCCATAACAGCGGCTACTCAAGCGCTTGCTTTAATCGAACTCTTCAATGCCCCACCAGGACGATACAAGAGTGACGTTTATCTGTTGCCGAAAAAGATGG aCGAATACGTAGCATCTTTGCATCTGCCAACGTTCGATGCTCACTTAACCGAGCTTTCAGACGAACAAGCGAAATACATGGGCCTTAATAAAGCTGGTCCTTTCAAACCCAACTATTATCG CTATTAA
- the LOC107226844 gene encoding adenosylhomocysteinase-like 1 isoform X1 — MADSGDGPDSTTSGKDARNRVSDCPVTDPGTVTKSLEASNNAFHGPRAKLETKSGALKKSNRYRSRSLSASSTDSYSSGMRSSSDEDDVSPREKIQKTEKGFSDFCVRNINQYAFGRREIEIAEQEMPGIMALRKRAAEDKPLKNAKIVGCTHINAQTAVLIETLAQLGAQVRWAACNIYSTQNEVAAALAHANYSIFAWRGETEEDFWWCIDKCVAAENWQPNMILDDGGDATHLMLKKYPAMFKMIQGIVEESVTGVHRLYQLSKAGKLSVPAMNVNDSVTKTKFDNLYSCRESIIDSLKRSTDVMFGGKQVVICGYGEVGKGCCQALKGLGCIVYITEIDPICALQASMDGFRVVKLNEIIRNVDIVITATGNKNVVTREHMDKMKNGSVVCNMGHSNTEIDINSLRTPDLTWEKVRSQVDHVIWPDGKRIVLLAEGRLVNLSCSSIPSFVVSITAATQALALIELFNAPPGRYKSDVYLLPKKMDEYVASLHLPTFDAHLTELSDEQAKYMGLNKAGPFKPNYYRY; from the exons atggcggacagCGGTGACGGTCCCGACAGTACTACCTCTGGAAAAGATGCTAGAAATCGGGTTTCCGATTGTCCAGTTACGGATCCGGGCACCGTAACGAAG AGCCTAGAGGCTTCAAATAATGCCTTTCACGGCCCGAGAGCAAAATTA gaaaCAAAGTCTGGTGCCTTGAAGAAATCCAACCGATACAGAAGCCGATCTCTCTCAGCCAGCAGCACAGATAGCTACAGCTCCGGTATGA GAAGTTCATCGGACGAGGATGACGTATCGCCGCGTGAAAAAATCCAGAAGACAGAAAAAGGATTCTCAGATTTCTGTGTACGTAATATCAATCAGTACGCGTTTGGTCGAAGAGAAATTGAAATCGCCGAACAAGAAATGCCGGGAATCATGGCACTGCGAAAACGCGCCGCGGAGGACAAA cCACTCAAGAACGCCAAGATAGTTGGTTGCACCCATATCAACGCCCAGACCGCGGTCCTCATTGAAACGCTCGCGCAGCTGGGTGCTCAAGTGCGATGGGCGGCGTGTAACATATATTCAACGCAAAACGAAGTTGCCGCAGCTCTGGCTCATGCCAACTACTCTATATTTGCATGGCGAGGAGAAACGGAGGAGGATTTCTGGTGGTGCATCGACAAATGCGTTGCGGCTGAAAACTGGCAGCCTAACATGATACTGGACGACGGTGGAGACGCGACGCATTtaatgctgaaaaaatatcCCGCCATGTTTAAAATGATTCAAG GAATTGTGGAAGAAAGCGTCACCGGTGTACACAGGCTTTATCAGCTTTCCAAAGCCGGTAAACTATCGGTGCCAGCAATGAATGTCAACGACAGTGTTACTAAAACAAAATTCGACAATCTTTACAGCTGTCGCGAGAGCATTATTGACAG CTTGAAGAGATCCACCGACGTTATGTTTGGTGGAAAACAAGTCGTGATCTGCGGATATGGCGAAGTTGGAAAGGGATGCTGTCAGGCGCTCAAAGGATTGGGTTGTATTGTGTACATCACAGAGATAGACCCGATTTGCGCTCTTCAAGCAAG CATGGACGGATTCAGAGTGGTGAAACTTAACGAAATTATCAGAAACGTTGATATCGTTATAACTGCAACCGGTAACAAAAACGTTGTCACCCGAGAACATATGGACAAAATGAAGAACGGATCGGTTGTCTGTAACATGGGTCACAGTAACACGGAAATAGATATc AATAGCTTGCGAACACCTGACTTGACATGGGAAAAAGTCAGATCTCAAGTTGACCACGTGATTTGGCCCGACGGCAAACGTATCGTCCTCTTAGCCGAAGGAAGATTAGTCAATTTATCGTGCTCCAGCATCCCGTCCTTTGTCGTATCCATAACAGCGGCTACTCAAGCGCTTGCTTTAATCGAACTCTTCAATGCCCCACCAGGACGATACAAGAGTGACGTTTATCTGTTGCCGAAAAAGATGG aCGAATACGTAGCATCTTTGCATCTGCCAACGTTCGATGCTCACTTAACCGAGCTTTCAGACGAACAAGCGAAATACATGGGCCTTAATAAAGCTGGTCCTTTCAAACCCAACTATTATCG CTATTAA
- the LOC107226844 gene encoding adenosylhomocysteinase-like 1 isoform X2, translating into MADSGDGPDSTTSGKDARNRVSDCPVTDPGTVTKSLEASNNAFHGPRAKLETKSGALKKSNRYRSRSLSASSTDSYSSGMRSSSDEDDVSPREKIQKTEKGFSDFCVRNINQYAFGRREIEIAEQEMPGIMALRKRAAEDKPLKNAKIVGCTHINAQTAVLIETLAQLGAQVRWAACNIYSTQNEVAAALAHANYSIFAWRGETEEDFWWCIDKCVAAENWQPNMILDDGGDATHLMLKKYPAMFKMIQGIVEESVTGVHRLYQLSKAGKLSVPAMNVNDSVTKTKFDNLYSCRESIIDSLKRSTDVMFGGKQVVICGYGEVGKGCCQALKGLGCIVYITEIDPICALQASMDGFRVVKLNEIIRNVDIVITATGNKNVVTREHMDKMKNGSVVCNMGHSNTEIDINSLRTPDLTWEKVRSQVDHVIWPDGKRIVLLAEGRLVNLSCSSIPSFVVSITAATQALALIELFNAPPGRYKSDVYLLPKKMDEYVASLHLPTFDAHLTELSDEQAKYMGLNKAGPFKPNYYR; encoded by the exons atggcggacagCGGTGACGGTCCCGACAGTACTACCTCTGGAAAAGATGCTAGAAATCGGGTTTCCGATTGTCCAGTTACGGATCCGGGCACCGTAACGAAG AGCCTAGAGGCTTCAAATAATGCCTTTCACGGCCCGAGAGCAAAATTA gaaaCAAAGTCTGGTGCCTTGAAGAAATCCAACCGATACAGAAGCCGATCTCTCTCAGCCAGCAGCACAGATAGCTACAGCTCCGGTATGA GAAGTTCATCGGACGAGGATGACGTATCGCCGCGTGAAAAAATCCAGAAGACAGAAAAAGGATTCTCAGATTTCTGTGTACGTAATATCAATCAGTACGCGTTTGGTCGAAGAGAAATTGAAATCGCCGAACAAGAAATGCCGGGAATCATGGCACTGCGAAAACGCGCCGCGGAGGACAAA cCACTCAAGAACGCCAAGATAGTTGGTTGCACCCATATCAACGCCCAGACCGCGGTCCTCATTGAAACGCTCGCGCAGCTGGGTGCTCAAGTGCGATGGGCGGCGTGTAACATATATTCAACGCAAAACGAAGTTGCCGCAGCTCTGGCTCATGCCAACTACTCTATATTTGCATGGCGAGGAGAAACGGAGGAGGATTTCTGGTGGTGCATCGACAAATGCGTTGCGGCTGAAAACTGGCAGCCTAACATGATACTGGACGACGGTGGAGACGCGACGCATTtaatgctgaaaaaatatcCCGCCATGTTTAAAATGATTCAAG GAATTGTGGAAGAAAGCGTCACCGGTGTACACAGGCTTTATCAGCTTTCCAAAGCCGGTAAACTATCGGTGCCAGCAATGAATGTCAACGACAGTGTTACTAAAACAAAATTCGACAATCTTTACAGCTGTCGCGAGAGCATTATTGACAG CTTGAAGAGATCCACCGACGTTATGTTTGGTGGAAAACAAGTCGTGATCTGCGGATATGGCGAAGTTGGAAAGGGATGCTGTCAGGCGCTCAAAGGATTGGGTTGTATTGTGTACATCACAGAGATAGACCCGATTTGCGCTCTTCAAGCAAG CATGGACGGATTCAGAGTGGTGAAACTTAACGAAATTATCAGAAACGTTGATATCGTTATAACTGCAACCGGTAACAAAAACGTTGTCACCCGAGAACATATGGACAAAATGAAGAACGGATCGGTTGTCTGTAACATGGGTCACAGTAACACGGAAATAGATATc AATAGCTTGCGAACACCTGACTTGACATGGGAAAAAGTCAGATCTCAAGTTGACCACGTGATTTGGCCCGACGGCAAACGTATCGTCCTCTTAGCCGAAGGAAGATTAGTCAATTTATCGTGCTCCAGCATCCCGTCCTTTGTCGTATCCATAACAGCGGCTACTCAAGCGCTTGCTTTAATCGAACTCTTCAATGCCCCACCAGGACGATACAAGAGTGACGTTTATCTGTTGCCGAAAAAGATGG aCGAATACGTAGCATCTTTGCATCTGCCAACGTTCGATGCTCACTTAACCGAGCTTTCAGACGAACAAGCGAAATACATGGGCCTTAATAAAGCTGGTCCTTTCAAACCCAACTATTATCGGTAA